Proteins from one Embleya scabrispora genomic window:
- a CDS encoding TetR family transcriptional regulator, whose product MTAKESSIPDLPVAPAGLRERKKIKTRRAIRREAYRLFREHGYDATTVDQIAEAAEISPSTFFRYFPSKEDVVLTDEYDPLLVEILRSAPEGTSLIRIVRTGVVDALRRIMREEGEEMVTRMSLVVRVPALRRRSYEQQMESWSLMAEAYAARTGRSARDFDLRVAVSAINAAMSDAILTWAEGGCVGDPAVLVDRALGILEAGLRDGP is encoded by the coding sequence ATGACCGCGAAGGAGTCCTCCATCCCTGACCTGCCCGTCGCCCCCGCGGGGCTGCGCGAGCGCAAGAAGATCAAGACCCGGCGGGCGATCCGTCGCGAGGCCTATCGGCTCTTTCGCGAGCACGGCTACGACGCGACCACCGTGGACCAGATCGCCGAGGCCGCGGAGATCTCGCCGAGCACCTTCTTCCGCTACTTCCCGAGCAAGGAGGACGTCGTACTCACCGACGAGTACGACCCGCTGCTCGTGGAGATCCTGCGCAGCGCCCCCGAGGGCACCAGCCTGATCCGGATCGTGCGCACCGGCGTGGTGGACGCGCTGCGCCGGATCATGCGCGAGGAGGGCGAGGAGATGGTCACCCGGATGTCGCTCGTGGTCCGCGTGCCGGCGCTGCGGCGGCGCAGCTACGAGCAGCAGATGGAGTCGTGGAGCCTGATGGCCGAGGCGTACGCCGCCCGGACCGGGCGGTCGGCGCGGGACTTCGACCTCCGGGTGGCCGTCTCGGCGATCAACGCGGCGATGTCGGACGCGATCCTGACCTGGGCGGAGGGCGGCTGCGTCGGGGATCCGGCGGTGCTGGTCGACCGGGCGCTGGGGATCCTGGAGGCGGGGTTGCGGGACGGGCCCTGA